A genomic region of Cannabis sativa cultivar Pink pepper isolate KNU-18-1 chromosome 1, ASM2916894v1, whole genome shotgun sequence contains the following coding sequences:
- the LOC115707989 gene encoding nucleolin 2 isoform X6, translating to MGKSSKQSATKVDAAPAVVPVSKSGKKGKRDAENEIEKAVSAKKQKRNEAVEQAALKKKIEVKTQKKKQESSSDDSDSSSESEDEKKPAAKTVVPAKKVVAAKNGIAKKVESSSSSEDDSSDEDEKKPAAKVVPQAKKAPAVAAKKDSSDESSEEESDSDEEIKVKNVSASAPKRKIESSDSSDSESGSSDDEEVKVKNVPASAPKKKIESSDSSDSESDSSDEEAPPTKVAAPAAKIVQPKKAESSDESDSDESSDEEPPAKKAKAPVVAKPSAKAVKKESSSDEEEESSDESDEETTKAAPKPTKAAAKESSSEEESDSDDESEEEEPSKTPKKKSADVEMVDAVTPKTPASTETGGSKTLFVGNLPFSVEQADVENFFKSAGEVADVRIAYNEEGRMKGFGHVEFTTAEGATKALELNGHALLGRELRLDLAREKGQNATPYSKEGSFQRQPSGGKANTIYIRGLDTSLGEEEIRSSLQEQFGECGEITRISIPKDYETGSFKGMAYMDFADSDAFNKALGLDGQNYLKVEEARPRGDFSGGGGGFSGGRGGGRGFSGGRDGRSGGRDRGGRRGGGRFSGGGRGGGRSFNKPSFTPSGKKTTFGDY from the exons ATGGGCAAGTCAAGCAAGCAGTCCGCTACTAAA GTTGACGCAGCCCCTGCTGTAGTCCCAGTCTCGAAGTCTGGCAAgaaag GAAAGAGAGATGCTGAGAATGAGATTGAGAAGGCTGTGAGTGCAAAGAAGCAGAAAAGAAATGAGGCAGTTGAGCAAGCCGCTCTTAAGAAGAAGATTGAAGTGAAGACACAGAAGAAGAAACAGGAATCAAGTTCTGATGATTCTGATTCATCCTCTGAGTCAGAGGACGAGAAG AAACCGGCTGCAAAAACTGTTGTCCCTGCCAAGAAAGTTGTAGCTGCTAAGAATGGTATTGCTAAGAAGGTTGAGTCTTCCAGTAGCTCTGAGGATGACTCATCTGATGAGGATGAA AAGAAACCAGCAGCTAAGGTTGTTCCACAGGCAAAGAAGGCTCCTGCTGTAGCAGCCAAGAAAGATTCTTCAGATGAAAGCTCTGAAGAGGAGAGTGATTCTGATGAG GAAATTAAGGTAAAAAATGTATCGGCTTCTGCCCCTAAACGGAAAATTGAATCAAGTGATAgctctgattcagaaagtggtTCCTCTGATGACGAG GAAGTGAAGGTTAAAAATGTACCAGCATCTGCCCCTAAAAAGAAAATTGAATCAAGTGATAgctctgattcagaaagtgatTCTTCTGATGAAGAG GCTCCTCCAACCAAGGTTGCTGCTCCTGCTGCCAAAATTGTTCAGCCTAAGAAGGCCGAGAGTTCAGACGAGAGTGACTCTGATGAGAGCTCTGATGAAGAGCCTCCAGCTAAAAAGGCCAAGGCTCCA GTTGTTGCAAAACCAAGTGCTAAGGCTGTTAAAAAAGAAAGCAGCAGTGATGAAGAAGAGGAGAGTTCTGATGAATCAGACGAGGAAACAACAAAGGCTGCACCAAAG CCAACTAAAGCTGCTGCTAAAGAAAGTAGTAGTGAGGAAGAGTCAGATTcagatgatgaatctgaagaagaagaacctTCGAAGACACCAAAGAAAAAG TCAGCTGATGTAGAAATGGTCGATGCTGTTACACCAAAGACTCCAGCTTCCACAGAGACTGGCGGCTCTAAGACTTTGTTTGTTGGAAACTTGCCATTCAGTGTTGAACAAGCGGATGT GGAGAATTTCTTCAAAAGTGCTGGAGAAGTTGCTGATGTTCGAATTGCTTATAATGAAGAAGGAAGAATGAAGGGATTCGGGCATGTGGAGTTTACCACTGCAGAGGGAGCTACAAAG GCACTCGAACTGAATGGCCATGCTCTGTTGGGTCGTGAACTTAGACTTGATTTGGCTCGTGAAAAAGGTCAAAATGCTACCCCATACAG CAAAGAGGGCTCATTCCAGAGGCAGCCATCAGGAGGAAAAGCCAATACAATTTATATCCGTGGTCTTGATACCTCCCTCGGAGAGGAGGAG ATTAGAAGTTCACTACAAGAGCAGTTCGGTGAATGTGGAGAGATTACAAGGATTTCCATCCCCAAGGATTATGAAACTGGCTCCTTCAAAGG CATGGCTTACATGGACTTTGCGGACTCTGACGCTTTCAACAAAGCTCTAGGGCTCGATGGACAAAATTATTTGAAAGTAGAAGAGGCAAGACCccgaggtgatttcagtggtggtggtggtggtttcaGTGGTGGTAGAGGCGGAGGACGTGGTTTCAGTGGAGGCAGAGATGGACGAAGCGGAGGCAGGGATAGAGGGGGACGAAGGGGTGGAGGCAGGTTTTCCGGTGGTGGTAGAGGTGGAGGACGTAGTTTCAATAAACCAAGCTTTACCCCATCAG GGAAGAAAACAACCTTCGGTGATTACTAA
- the LOC115707989 gene encoding nucleolin 2 isoform X4 produces the protein MGKSSKQSATKVDAAPAVVPVSKSGKKGKRDAENEIEKAVSAKKQKRNEAVEQAALKKKIEVKTQKKKQESSSDDSDSSSESEDEKKPAAKTVVPAKKVVAAKNGIAKKVESSSSSEDDSSDEDEKPAVKAAVPVKKAVPVKNGKVSSEEDSSDDDDDSSSDDEPKKPAAKVVPQAKKAPAVAAKKDSSDESSEEESDSDEEIKVKNVSASAPKRKIESSDSSDSESGSSDDEAPPTKVAAPAAKIVQPKKAESSDESDSDESSDEEPPAKKAKAPVVAKPSAKAVKKESSSDEEEESSDESDEETTKAAPKPTKAAAKESSSEEESDSDDESEEEEPSKTPKKKSADVEMVDAVTPKTPASTETGGSKTLFVGNLPFSVEQADVENFFKSAGEVADVRIAYNEEGRMKGFGHVEFTTAEGATKALELNGHALLGRELRLDLAREKGQNATPYSKEGSFQRQPSGGKANTIYIRGLDTSLGEEEIRSSLQEQFGECGEITRISIPKDYETGSFKGMAYMDFADSDAFNKALGLDGQNYLKVEEARPRGDFSGGGGGFSGGRGGGRGFSGGRDGRSGGRDRGGRRGGGRFSGGGRGGGRSFNKPSFTPSGKKTTFGDY, from the exons ATGGGCAAGTCAAGCAAGCAGTCCGCTACTAAA GTTGACGCAGCCCCTGCTGTAGTCCCAGTCTCGAAGTCTGGCAAgaaag GAAAGAGAGATGCTGAGAATGAGATTGAGAAGGCTGTGAGTGCAAAGAAGCAGAAAAGAAATGAGGCAGTTGAGCAAGCCGCTCTTAAGAAGAAGATTGAAGTGAAGACACAGAAGAAGAAACAGGAATCAAGTTCTGATGATTCTGATTCATCCTCTGAGTCAGAGGACGAGAAG AAACCGGCTGCAAAAACTGTTGTCCCTGCCAAGAAAGTTGTAGCTGCTAAGAATGGTATTGCTAAGAAGGTTGAGTCTTCCAGTAGCTCTGAGGATGACTCATCTGATGAGGATGAA AAGCCTGCTGTTAAAGCAGCAGTGCCTGTTAAAAAAGCTGTCCCTGTTAAAAATGGTAAAGTGAGTTCTGAGGAGGATTcaagtgatgatgatgatgatagttCCTCAGATGATGAGCCT AAGAAACCAGCAGCTAAGGTTGTTCCACAGGCAAAGAAGGCTCCTGCTGTAGCAGCCAAGAAAGATTCTTCAGATGAAAGCTCTGAAGAGGAGAGTGATTCTGATGAG GAAATTAAGGTAAAAAATGTATCGGCTTCTGCCCCTAAACGGAAAATTGAATCAAGTGATAgctctgattcagaaagtggtTCCTCTGATGACGAG GCTCCTCCAACCAAGGTTGCTGCTCCTGCTGCCAAAATTGTTCAGCCTAAGAAGGCCGAGAGTTCAGACGAGAGTGACTCTGATGAGAGCTCTGATGAAGAGCCTCCAGCTAAAAAGGCCAAGGCTCCA GTTGTTGCAAAACCAAGTGCTAAGGCTGTTAAAAAAGAAAGCAGCAGTGATGAAGAAGAGGAGAGTTCTGATGAATCAGACGAGGAAACAACAAAGGCTGCACCAAAG CCAACTAAAGCTGCTGCTAAAGAAAGTAGTAGTGAGGAAGAGTCAGATTcagatgatgaatctgaagaagaagaacctTCGAAGACACCAAAGAAAAAG TCAGCTGATGTAGAAATGGTCGATGCTGTTACACCAAAGACTCCAGCTTCCACAGAGACTGGCGGCTCTAAGACTTTGTTTGTTGGAAACTTGCCATTCAGTGTTGAACAAGCGGATGT GGAGAATTTCTTCAAAAGTGCTGGAGAAGTTGCTGATGTTCGAATTGCTTATAATGAAGAAGGAAGAATGAAGGGATTCGGGCATGTGGAGTTTACCACTGCAGAGGGAGCTACAAAG GCACTCGAACTGAATGGCCATGCTCTGTTGGGTCGTGAACTTAGACTTGATTTGGCTCGTGAAAAAGGTCAAAATGCTACCCCATACAG CAAAGAGGGCTCATTCCAGAGGCAGCCATCAGGAGGAAAAGCCAATACAATTTATATCCGTGGTCTTGATACCTCCCTCGGAGAGGAGGAG ATTAGAAGTTCACTACAAGAGCAGTTCGGTGAATGTGGAGAGATTACAAGGATTTCCATCCCCAAGGATTATGAAACTGGCTCCTTCAAAGG CATGGCTTACATGGACTTTGCGGACTCTGACGCTTTCAACAAAGCTCTAGGGCTCGATGGACAAAATTATTTGAAAGTAGAAGAGGCAAGACCccgaggtgatttcagtggtggtggtggtggtttcaGTGGTGGTAGAGGCGGAGGACGTGGTTTCAGTGGAGGCAGAGATGGACGAAGCGGAGGCAGGGATAGAGGGGGACGAAGGGGTGGAGGCAGGTTTTCCGGTGGTGGTAGAGGTGGAGGACGTAGTTTCAATAAACCAAGCTTTACCCCATCAG GGAAGAAAACAACCTTCGGTGATTACTAA
- the LOC115707989 gene encoding nucleolin 1 isoform X8 encodes MGKSSKQSATKVDAAPAVVPVSKSGKKGKRDAENEIEKAVSAKKQKRNEAVEQAALKKKIEVKTQKKKQESSSDDSDSSSESEDEKKPAAKTVVPAKKVVAAKNGIAKKVESSSSSEDDSSDEDEPAVKAAVPVKKAVPVKNGKVSSEEDSSDDDDDSSSDDEPKKPAAKVVPQAKKAPAVAAKKDSSDESSEEESDSDEAPPTKVAAPAAKIVQPKKAESSDESDSDESSDEEPPAKKAKAPVVAKPSAKAVKKESSSDEEEESSDESDEETTKAAPKPTKAAAKESSSEEESDSDDESEEEEPSKTPKKKSADVEMVDAVTPKTPASTETGGSKTLFVGNLPFSVEQADVENFFKSAGEVADVRIAYNEEGRMKGFGHVEFTTAEGATKALELNGHALLGRELRLDLAREKGQNATPYSKEGSFQRQPSGGKANTIYIRGLDTSLGEEEIRSSLQEQFGECGEITRISIPKDYETGSFKGMAYMDFADSDAFNKALGLDGQNYLKVEEARPRGDFSGGGGGFSGGRGGGRGFSGGRDGRSGGRDRGGRRGGGRFSGGGRGGGRSFNKPSFTPSGKKTTFGDY; translated from the exons ATGGGCAAGTCAAGCAAGCAGTCCGCTACTAAA GTTGACGCAGCCCCTGCTGTAGTCCCAGTCTCGAAGTCTGGCAAgaaag GAAAGAGAGATGCTGAGAATGAGATTGAGAAGGCTGTGAGTGCAAAGAAGCAGAAAAGAAATGAGGCAGTTGAGCAAGCCGCTCTTAAGAAGAAGATTGAAGTGAAGACACAGAAGAAGAAACAGGAATCAAGTTCTGATGATTCTGATTCATCCTCTGAGTCAGAGGACGAGAAG AAACCGGCTGCAAAAACTGTTGTCCCTGCCAAGAAAGTTGTAGCTGCTAAGAATGGTATTGCTAAGAAGGTTGAGTCTTCCAGTAGCTCTGAGGATGACTCATCTGATGAGGATGAA CCTGCTGTTAAAGCAGCAGTGCCTGTTAAAAAAGCTGTCCCTGTTAAAAATGGTAAAGTGAGTTCTGAGGAGGATTcaagtgatgatgatgatgatagttCCTCAGATGATGAGCCT AAGAAACCAGCAGCTAAGGTTGTTCCACAGGCAAAGAAGGCTCCTGCTGTAGCAGCCAAGAAAGATTCTTCAGATGAAAGCTCTGAAGAGGAGAGTGATTCTGATGAG GCTCCTCCAACCAAGGTTGCTGCTCCTGCTGCCAAAATTGTTCAGCCTAAGAAGGCCGAGAGTTCAGACGAGAGTGACTCTGATGAGAGCTCTGATGAAGAGCCTCCAGCTAAAAAGGCCAAGGCTCCA GTTGTTGCAAAACCAAGTGCTAAGGCTGTTAAAAAAGAAAGCAGCAGTGATGAAGAAGAGGAGAGTTCTGATGAATCAGACGAGGAAACAACAAAGGCTGCACCAAAG CCAACTAAAGCTGCTGCTAAAGAAAGTAGTAGTGAGGAAGAGTCAGATTcagatgatgaatctgaagaagaagaacctTCGAAGACACCAAAGAAAAAG TCAGCTGATGTAGAAATGGTCGATGCTGTTACACCAAAGACTCCAGCTTCCACAGAGACTGGCGGCTCTAAGACTTTGTTTGTTGGAAACTTGCCATTCAGTGTTGAACAAGCGGATGT GGAGAATTTCTTCAAAAGTGCTGGAGAAGTTGCTGATGTTCGAATTGCTTATAATGAAGAAGGAAGAATGAAGGGATTCGGGCATGTGGAGTTTACCACTGCAGAGGGAGCTACAAAG GCACTCGAACTGAATGGCCATGCTCTGTTGGGTCGTGAACTTAGACTTGATTTGGCTCGTGAAAAAGGTCAAAATGCTACCCCATACAG CAAAGAGGGCTCATTCCAGAGGCAGCCATCAGGAGGAAAAGCCAATACAATTTATATCCGTGGTCTTGATACCTCCCTCGGAGAGGAGGAG ATTAGAAGTTCACTACAAGAGCAGTTCGGTGAATGTGGAGAGATTACAAGGATTTCCATCCCCAAGGATTATGAAACTGGCTCCTTCAAAGG CATGGCTTACATGGACTTTGCGGACTCTGACGCTTTCAACAAAGCTCTAGGGCTCGATGGACAAAATTATTTGAAAGTAGAAGAGGCAAGACCccgaggtgatttcagtggtggtggtggtggtttcaGTGGTGGTAGAGGCGGAGGACGTGGTTTCAGTGGAGGCAGAGATGGACGAAGCGGAGGCAGGGATAGAGGGGGACGAAGGGGTGGAGGCAGGTTTTCCGGTGGTGGTAGAGGTGGAGGACGTAGTTTCAATAAACCAAGCTTTACCCCATCAG GGAAGAAAACAACCTTCGGTGATTACTAA
- the LOC115707989 gene encoding nucleolin 2 isoform X5, producing MGKSSKQSATKVDAAPAVVPVSKSGKKGKRDAENEIEKAVSAKKQKRNEAVEQAALKKKIEVKTQKKKQESSSDDSDSSSESEDEKKPAAKTVVPAKKVVAAKNGIAKKVESSSSSEDDSSDEDEPAVKAAVPVKKAVPVKNGKVSSEEDSSDDDDDSSSDDEPKKPAAKVVPQAKKAPAVAAKKDSSDESSEEESDSDEEVKVKNVPASAPKKKIESSDSSDSESDSSDEEAPPTKVAAPAAKIVQPKKAESSDESDSDESSDEEPPAKKAKAPVVAKPSAKAVKKESSSDEEEESSDESDEETTKAAPKPTKAAAKESSSEEESDSDDESEEEEPSKTPKKKSADVEMVDAVTPKTPASTETGGSKTLFVGNLPFSVEQADVENFFKSAGEVADVRIAYNEEGRMKGFGHVEFTTAEGATKALELNGHALLGRELRLDLAREKGQNATPYSKEGSFQRQPSGGKANTIYIRGLDTSLGEEEIRSSLQEQFGECGEITRISIPKDYETGSFKGMAYMDFADSDAFNKALGLDGQNYLKVEEARPRGDFSGGGGGFSGGRGGGRGFSGGRDGRSGGRDRGGRRGGGRFSGGGRGGGRSFNKPSFTPSGKKTTFGDY from the exons ATGGGCAAGTCAAGCAAGCAGTCCGCTACTAAA GTTGACGCAGCCCCTGCTGTAGTCCCAGTCTCGAAGTCTGGCAAgaaag GAAAGAGAGATGCTGAGAATGAGATTGAGAAGGCTGTGAGTGCAAAGAAGCAGAAAAGAAATGAGGCAGTTGAGCAAGCCGCTCTTAAGAAGAAGATTGAAGTGAAGACACAGAAGAAGAAACAGGAATCAAGTTCTGATGATTCTGATTCATCCTCTGAGTCAGAGGACGAGAAG AAACCGGCTGCAAAAACTGTTGTCCCTGCCAAGAAAGTTGTAGCTGCTAAGAATGGTATTGCTAAGAAGGTTGAGTCTTCCAGTAGCTCTGAGGATGACTCATCTGATGAGGATGAA CCTGCTGTTAAAGCAGCAGTGCCTGTTAAAAAAGCTGTCCCTGTTAAAAATGGTAAAGTGAGTTCTGAGGAGGATTcaagtgatgatgatgatgatagttCCTCAGATGATGAGCCT AAGAAACCAGCAGCTAAGGTTGTTCCACAGGCAAAGAAGGCTCCTGCTGTAGCAGCCAAGAAAGATTCTTCAGATGAAAGCTCTGAAGAGGAGAGTGATTCTGATGAG GAAGTGAAGGTTAAAAATGTACCAGCATCTGCCCCTAAAAAGAAAATTGAATCAAGTGATAgctctgattcagaaagtgatTCTTCTGATGAAGAG GCTCCTCCAACCAAGGTTGCTGCTCCTGCTGCCAAAATTGTTCAGCCTAAGAAGGCCGAGAGTTCAGACGAGAGTGACTCTGATGAGAGCTCTGATGAAGAGCCTCCAGCTAAAAAGGCCAAGGCTCCA GTTGTTGCAAAACCAAGTGCTAAGGCTGTTAAAAAAGAAAGCAGCAGTGATGAAGAAGAGGAGAGTTCTGATGAATCAGACGAGGAAACAACAAAGGCTGCACCAAAG CCAACTAAAGCTGCTGCTAAAGAAAGTAGTAGTGAGGAAGAGTCAGATTcagatgatgaatctgaagaagaagaacctTCGAAGACACCAAAGAAAAAG TCAGCTGATGTAGAAATGGTCGATGCTGTTACACCAAAGACTCCAGCTTCCACAGAGACTGGCGGCTCTAAGACTTTGTTTGTTGGAAACTTGCCATTCAGTGTTGAACAAGCGGATGT GGAGAATTTCTTCAAAAGTGCTGGAGAAGTTGCTGATGTTCGAATTGCTTATAATGAAGAAGGAAGAATGAAGGGATTCGGGCATGTGGAGTTTACCACTGCAGAGGGAGCTACAAAG GCACTCGAACTGAATGGCCATGCTCTGTTGGGTCGTGAACTTAGACTTGATTTGGCTCGTGAAAAAGGTCAAAATGCTACCCCATACAG CAAAGAGGGCTCATTCCAGAGGCAGCCATCAGGAGGAAAAGCCAATACAATTTATATCCGTGGTCTTGATACCTCCCTCGGAGAGGAGGAG ATTAGAAGTTCACTACAAGAGCAGTTCGGTGAATGTGGAGAGATTACAAGGATTTCCATCCCCAAGGATTATGAAACTGGCTCCTTCAAAGG CATGGCTTACATGGACTTTGCGGACTCTGACGCTTTCAACAAAGCTCTAGGGCTCGATGGACAAAATTATTTGAAAGTAGAAGAGGCAAGACCccgaggtgatttcagtggtggtggtggtggtttcaGTGGTGGTAGAGGCGGAGGACGTGGTTTCAGTGGAGGCAGAGATGGACGAAGCGGAGGCAGGGATAGAGGGGGACGAAGGGGTGGAGGCAGGTTTTCCGGTGGTGGTAGAGGTGGAGGACGTAGTTTCAATAAACCAAGCTTTACCCCATCAG GGAAGAAAACAACCTTCGGTGATTACTAA